Genomic segment of Parageobacillus genomosp. 1:
CGATATCCGCTACTTAACGAATAATCCCGGTCTTCACGAGTATTTGCGCGAAATGCATGAACAAGTATTTCAATACTATGATATTTTTACGGTTGGCGAAGTCGCCTTCGTATCGCCGAAAGAAGGTCTTAAATACGTCGCTGAAGACCGTCGCGAACTGAATGCGCTATTCCATTTTGAAGTGTGCGACGAAATGGCAAGCTGGGAGCCGCTTCGCTTTAAAAATATTCAAAGGCGTTGGTATGACGTATTATGGGGAAAGGGCTGGAATTCCCAATTTCTAAACAACCATGACCATACACGACAAGTGACGCGTTACGGCAATGACAAAGAATATCGCGTTGAATCTGCTAAACTGCTCGGAACGATGCTCCATACATTGCCAGGAACGCCATATATTTATCAAGGAGAAGAAATTGGCATGACTGGAGTTCGTTTTCCTTCGATTGATGACTATAATGATATTGCCATGAAAAATAAGTATGAAGAAGAAATTGCGAAAGGCCGGGACCCGCAAGAAGTGCTCGAAAGTTTGCAGCCATTAAGCCGTGACAACTCGCGAACGCCAATGCAATGGGATGACAGCCCTAACGCTGGATTTACAACAGGAACGCCATGGATCAAGGTCAATCCAAATTATAAAGAAATTAACGTAAAACAAGCGTTGCAAGATGAAAATTCCGTGTATTATTATTACCAAAAGCTTATTCAGCTGCGCAAAGAAAATCCTGTTATGGTTTATGGCACGTTCCACGACTATACGGAAAACGAGCCGTATATTTATGCGTACACTCGTGAACTAGATGATGTTCGCTGGCTTATCGTCCTTAATCATTGCGACCATGCAAATGACTATGAACTTCCGGTATCGCTCGCTGCATACAAGCGGGAAGTAGTGCTTGGCAATTATCCGGACGTCCAAGAAAATGAAAATGTGTTACATATGCGGCCACATGAGGCGCGCATTTACCGGCTTATATAAGCGACATAAAGATCATGAAAAACGATGTTTCGTGCTAGATGACAGCTTTGTTTTTCTCTCTATTTGCTTCTGTTTTGCATTGCGTTGACGGTTACTATGAAAGGTCTCATTAAAAAAAGCGCTCTGAAAGCTGACTTCTGCACTCTTTATTTTTGAAAACGGCCTAAAATCCTTGCCCGATAACGGGCAAGGATTTTTTATTTGTATGCTTCATGAAAAAACGGAAATGATAAACATGTAACATTAATGAAATAAGAGGCAGGAATGAACGATGGAATGGATAGAGCAAATGCCGAAACAGGCAAAGAAAGTGGCGGGAAAAGGGTGGGTGACTGCATCGCTTGCTTCTATTCCGCTAGTGATGACGCTTGGAAATTCAATGTTAATACCAGTGTTACCGACCATTGAAAAGCAACTACATATTACTTCATTTCAATCGAGCTTACTCATTACGATGTATTCGGTTGTGGCAATTATTTTTATCCCAATCGCTGGATATATGAGCGACCGGATTGGGAGAAAGAAAGTGATTATTCCAAGTTTATTGCTGGCAGCTATTGGAGGGCTTATTTCGGGATGGGCATCATGGAAGATGAACGAGCCGTATGGAATGATCATTGCCGGAAGGATGTTGCAAGGACTTGGAGCAGCGGGAGCGTTTCCGGTTGTGCTGCCGCTTGTCGGTGATTTATTTCCTGATGACAGTGAGGCGAGCAGTTGTCTAGGGACAATCGAAACAGCGAATACGTTTGGTAAAGTATTAAGCCCGATCTTAGGCGCGATATTCGCGAGCATCGTTTGGTTTTTACCGTTTTTCGCGTTTCCGCTGTTTTGTGCTATTTCGCTTCTGATGATGCTTTTGTTTGTAAAATCTCCTTCGAAACAGGATCATCCTCTTCCGTTTCAGCAATTTTTACAAAATGTTAAAACGATTTTTCAAAGAGAAGGGCGTTGGCTATATGCGATTTTTGCCATTGGAGGTTTATTAATGCTCGTTTTATTTGCCTTTCTTTTTTTCTTATCAAGCCGTCTTGAAGATTACGGCATCGATGGAATGAAAAAAGGATGGGTGCTTTCCATTCCGCTTGGTGCGCTTTGCGCAGCATCATTTATTACGGGAAAGAAAATCGGTGAAAATAAAACGTTAATGAAATGGATCATTGCCGCTGGTGGTATGCTGGCTGGGACGGCCATCATTGCCATCAAATTCTTTCCGTCTCTTTGGTGGATGGTTGCGCTTTTTTCGCTTTCCGGCGTTGGCATTGGCATGATGCTGCCGTGTTTGGATGCGTTGATTACGGAAGGAATTGAAAAAAAAGAGCGGGGAACGGTGACATCATTTTATAGCTCACTAAGATTTATTGGTGTCGCAGCGGGACCGCCGCTTGCTGCGCTGCTTATGAAAAAGGAGACATCCATGCTGCTGTTTTTGTTAGTTGCATTATGTTTTCTTGCCAGTGCCATCACATTTGTAGCGATTAAACCAGAAAAAGAAGGAGAGAAAGCAACAGGAAAACAGTAATATGTAAAGCAATGCCCTGGTATGATTGCTTATCGACTTCCTTTCGATGACGCGAAACATCCATACAAATTCTTTGATGAAAAGAGCGATGTAAAACCGAAATATAGCAGCACAAGCAGAGGAAAAGGGATATCACAATAGTGAGGATATCCCTTTTTTGCTTTTTGAAAACGTCAATAAATGTTGTTGCGAAACGAGGAAAGGAAAGCGAGACTTTAGGCTAATCTTGTCCATAGCTTGTATCAATGCTTGGGTGCATAAATGGAATACCTTGTGACTGCCGTTTTGCTTCAAGAAGCTCGCGATTTTCTTCTGTATTCCAGCCGATGTCGTTTGTCGGATGCACCCATTCGTCGCCTGCCATGATGCTCGGGTCGATATCATCACTCCAGTGATTCAGCGGCGAATTTGGCGAGTTATATTTGCTGTCGCCGATCACGACACCATATTTATTGACAAATGGAGGCTGCATTTTTATGCCAGTTCCTTTAAATGATGGGGCATGGATTTGATGAGGCATTGTCTCATCAAGAATTGGCGATTCGACTTTTTTATTTTCAACCATGTTGATCACCTCAATTGTAGTGTGAGCGAAAATATATATTGTTATGAATAAACCGTACAGTGTTTAAGGGAAAATAAGAAAAATGGCAAAGGGGGATGTCAATGAAAAGCAGTTCATTTCCTGTCGCCCATCTGCACGAGGGGGCGCTAAAAAAAGTGCAAGACTTAGAAAAACGTTTACGTGAGGAAACAGGAGAAGAAATCGTGCTTATTGCCTATAAACATAAAAACAATGCACAGGAGGGAGATAAATGAAGAGAAAAGTGAAATTTGATGCGGCGAAAAACAATAACAAAACGCCGACAGAAAGCTTGCCGGATACTGAATTTGCCGCTCAGTATGCCGGAGAAGAAGACATGATCCGTGGTGCGAACCGCAATTCGAAAAAAGGGCGCCAAGGAGAAGGGCAATGAAGCCAAGAGAAGAAGAAAAACGAGAGCGCGGACATAACGAAGCACACGAGGAAATGGCGTTTGAATTTGGTGACTTTAACGCCCACCAGCCGTTTCAGCTAATGGAAGAGAGAAAACAGCAGAAAAAGGTGAAAAAGCAAAAGTAGGGGACATCCCCTACTTTTTTATTGTAGTATTCGGAAAAGAAGATAGCGGTGCGGAAAAAATCATTGTTTGCCATTGAATCGGGTCAAAATAAGCGATCATAACAGTCGGGATGAAACGTATTTCTTTCGTTTCTGTATAGTGGGTGATGTCGATTGGGACAATTTCCATGACCGTATGTTTAAATAAATCCTTTTCATCCAGTTCCAGCGCGATAAATTCACGGCCGAGCAAATCAGGCTGCTCAAGCAGTTGGCGATACAACGCAGCGCGCAGCGATTTGTCCGTTTTTTCCTCCCACCACGGTTTGCGCGGCTTATGTTTTTGATTGCGCAAATAATCGTACTTCATTAACGCTTCAATGATTGGAAGTTCATCCAGTTTTTTTGTTTGCAAAAATTCATATAGACGGCGGAATAAGTCTTCGAGCTGATGCCCGATTTTCGCCCAACCGCGTTCGTCCCAGTAGGTGCCGAATTCTTGGAAGAAATCAAACGGCGACGGGAATACGTTGGTGACTAAATACTCGATTGTCTCATCCATCCGATGCGCGTTCCAATATTTCTCTAACACATCTTCCACTTGTTTAATGCGGATGATGTCATCAAAAGAAAGCACGTTATTTTGCAATACTTCATATGGTGCGTGGTCCATAAATACGTAGCCGTAGTCTTTTGCGCGCAGACGAAGACCGGTGCCGCGCAGCATTTTTAGAAAGCCAAGCTGCAATTCTTCCGGACGGAGGGCAAAAACGTCGTTAAACGTTTTGCGGAACGATGTATAATCTTCTTCCGGAAGGCCGGCAATTAAATCGAGGTGCTGCGCAATCTTTCCACCTTCTTTAATCATTGTGACCGTGCGCGTGAGTTTGGCAAAATTTTGCTTGCGCATAATCAGCCGGTTAACTTCATCGTTGGTCGACTGAACGCCGATCTCAAAGCGGAACAGCCCCGGCGGCGCTTCTTTATTTAAGAACTCAATGACTTCCGGGCGCATAATATCGGCGGTAATTTCAAATTGAAATACGGTCCCAGGAACATGTTCGTCAATAAGAAATTGAAACATATCCATCGCGTAGCTGCGGCTGATGTTGAAAGTACGGTCGACAAATTTAATCGTGCGCGCGCCATGTTTCATTAAGTAGCGGATATCTTCTTTAATTTTTTCGCGGTCGAAATAGCGCACGCCGACCTCGATGGAAGATAGGCAAAACTGACAGCTGAACGGGCAGCCGCGGCTTGTTTCGACATAGACGATGCGTTTTGGCAAATGGGGAATATCATCTGGGAAACGAAACGGCGAAGGCATATCCGTTAAGCGAATCTTGTTTCGCTGCGGGTTAACCACGATGTTTCCATTGTCGCGGAACGCGAGTCCATGAATATGACGGAAATCGCGGTTTCCTCGCATCTCTAGCAAAAACTGTTTAAACGTTTCTTCCCCTTCACCAATGACAATAAAATCAAACTCCGGCACCGTCTCCATCCATTCGCGCACATCATAGGATACTTCCGGTCCACCCACGACGATCGCAATATCGGGAGCGACTTTTTTTAGCATTTTCACTACTTTGATCGTTTCTTCAATGTTCCAAATATAGCAGCTGAATCCGATAATATCTGGTTTTCGCTGATAAAGATCTGTGGCGATATTGATTGCGGGATCTTTAATGGTATATTCGACAAGCTCTATATCAAATTCCGGCTGGGCATACGCTTTCAAGTAACGAATCGCCAAATTCATATGAATATATTTCGCGTTTAATGTTGTGCAAATAATTTTCATTGGAACAAACCCCTTTATCAAAGCATAGAAAAACAACATTTTAATATAACATATTTTAGACAAAAGAAAAAGGAGAAAAACTTGTCGAATATTGCAAAAATTTATTTCTACGGAATTTTAAAAAAATAGAGAAGGAGTAAAATTTTCCATAGAGAATATATATTAATTTGATATGGTTATGGAGAAGGAGAGATCTTTATGAACCATAATCTTTCTCCCCGTGAAGAACGAAACGTAATAGCGGACGTAAGATTGTTGGAAGAAGAAAATAGACGGCTAAAAGAACGGTTAAACAGTTATTCGATCATTTTTGAACGTTCATTAGATGCGATTGTCATTTTTAATAAACACGGTGAGTTTGTTGATGTGAACGAAGCAGCTTGTAAACTATTTGAAATGGATAAACGTGAGTTAATTGGCAAAAAATTATCGATGTTTCTCGAGTTAGTCCCACCGGATATTTTAATGTTTCAGCAGTCGATGTTACATAAATTTGGTTCGTTCAGCGACGAGTTGTTGATCAAGCTGGCAAACGGAAAAGTGAAGCATATTGAGTTTTCCATCAAAAAAGATGCGTTTAACGAATACGACTTGGTGATTATGCGTGATATTTCCGCCCATAAAGCGCTGGAGCGGGAGCGGATTATTCATGAGTTTTTGTTTAAAGATGTGTTTAACCGGGCGGTGGACAGCATTGTCATTTTCGATGAATTCGGCCGGTTTATCGATGTGAATCCCGCTTTTTGCATGAGTTTAAATCTAGAGAAAACAAAATTATTAAATCTATCGTTTCAGCAGTTCATCGCAAAAGAATATGTCGATGATTTTGTCCGCCTGCTTGCCGAGCTGAAAGAAAAAGGAACGGCAAAAGGGGAGCTGTCGCTCGTCCGTTTGGACGGCACGGTCAAAATGTTTGAACTGACAACGACATCCAATGTATATAGCGGTTTTTATATGGCGATTATGCGCGATGTGACTGATCGGAAAAATATGGAGATTAAACTGCAAAAAAGCGAAGAAAGGTTTCGTGCCATTTTCGAGCAGGCGCACGAGGCGATTTTAATTTGGGATGACTATGGGTATATTTTGAATGCCAACCGTGCCGCAAGCCGGACGTTCGAGTTGCCGTTGAACTTGCTTGTACGGAAAAATTTGCTTGATTTCCTTGACTATGACGATGAGAAAGTAAAGTGCATTTTTGCGAAGTTTCGCAAAAAAGGGGAAATCCGCGATGAACTGACGTTTCATATGCCGAACGGAGAAGACAAGCAGCTGGAATTTACGATGAAAAAGGGAGCAATTGATGGGTACCATTTGACGATTTTCCGCAACGTAACGGAACGGAGAAAAATAGAAAAGG
This window contains:
- a CDS encoding B12-binding domain-containing radical SAM protein, whose product is MKIICTTLNAKYIHMNLAIRYLKAYAQPEFDIELVEYTIKDPAINIATDLYQRKPDIIGFSCYIWNIEETIKVVKMLKKVAPDIAIVVGGPEVSYDVREWMETVPEFDFIVIGEGEETFKQFLLEMRGNRDFRHIHGLAFRDNGNIVVNPQRNKIRLTDMPSPFRFPDDIPHLPKRIVYVETSRGCPFSCQFCLSSIEVGVRYFDREKIKEDIRYLMKHGARTIKFVDRTFNISRSYAMDMFQFLIDEHVPGTVFQFEITADIMRPEVIEFLNKEAPPGLFRFEIGVQSTNDEVNRLIMRKQNFAKLTRTVTMIKEGGKIAQHLDLIAGLPEEDYTSFRKTFNDVFALRPEELQLGFLKMLRGTGLRLRAKDYGYVFMDHAPYEVLQNNVLSFDDIIRIKQVEDVLEKYWNAHRMDETIEYLVTNVFPSPFDFFQEFGTYWDERGWAKIGHQLEDLFRRLYEFLQTKKLDELPIIEALMKYDYLRNQKHKPRKPWWEEKTDKSLRAALYRQLLEQPDLLGREFIALELDEKDLFKHTVMEIVPIDITHYTETKEIRFIPTVMIAYFDPIQWQTMIFSAPLSSFPNTTIKK
- a CDS encoding MFS transporter, with the protein product MEWIEQMPKQAKKVAGKGWVTASLASIPLVMTLGNSMLIPVLPTIEKQLHITSFQSSLLITMYSVVAIIFIPIAGYMSDRIGRKKVIIPSLLLAAIGGLISGWASWKMNEPYGMIIAGRMLQGLGAAGAFPVVLPLVGDLFPDDSEASSCLGTIETANTFGKVLSPILGAIFASIVWFLPFFAFPLFCAISLLMMLLFVKSPSKQDHPLPFQQFLQNVKTIFQREGRWLYAIFAIGGLLMLVLFAFLFFLSSRLEDYGIDGMKKGWVLSIPLGALCAASFITGKKIGENKTLMKWIIAAGGMLAGTAIIAIKFFPSLWWMVALFSLSGVGIGMMLPCLDALITEGIEKKERGTVTSFYSSLRFIGVAAGPPLAALLMKKETSMLLFLLVALCFLASAITFVAIKPEKEGEKATGKQ
- a CDS encoding PAS domain-containing sensor histidine kinase; protein product: MNHNLSPREERNVIADVRLLEEENRRLKERLNSYSIIFERSLDAIVIFNKHGEFVDVNEAACKLFEMDKRELIGKKLSMFLELVPPDILMFQQSMLHKFGSFSDELLIKLANGKVKHIEFSIKKDAFNEYDLVIMRDISAHKALERERIIHEFLFKDVFNRAVDSIVIFDEFGRFIDVNPAFCMSLNLEKTKLLNLSFQQFIAKEYVDDFVRLLAELKEKGTAKGELSLVRLDGTVKMFELTTTSNVYSGFYMAIMRDVTDRKNMEIKLQKSEERFRAIFEQAHEAILIWDDYGYILNANRAASRTFELPLNLLVRKNLLDFLDYDDEKVKCIFAKFRKKGEIRDELTFHMPNGEDKQLEFTMKKGAIDGYHLTIFRNVTERRKIEKELRESEQKFRSIFDHAMNGILLWGQGYRILDVNPIACEIFQAEKEQLLHRPITEFIPEKARKHFQRLIHQSERVGEAYAEVDFSNDGKQKIIEFALKKEIIPGVGMMMLRDITERKEMELQIRKSDTLNIVGELAAGIAHEIRNPMTALKGFIQLLQGSIKEDYSMYFNVIMSELKRIESIITEFLVLAKPQAIQYQQNDVCKIMQDTIDLINVQAMMHNVQIVADFAPQLPLIYCEPNQLKQVFINILKNAIEVMPKGGDITVRIWQIDRNHIRISITDQGCGIPQDKIKKLGEPFYTTKERGTGLGLMVSYKIIEEHQGKIDVESEVGVGTTFYITLPIKRVEKEDDHET
- a CDS encoding DUF3905 domain-containing protein — translated: MVENKKVESPILDETMPHQIHAPSFKGTGIKMQPPFVNKYGVVIGDSKYNSPNSPLNHWSDDIDPSIMAGDEWVHPTNDIGWNTEENRELLEAKRQSQGIPFMHPSIDTSYGQD
- a CDS encoding glycoside hydrolase family 13 protein gives rise to the protein MKRTWWKEAVVYQVYWRSFYDSNGDGVGDLQGVIEKLDYIQHLGVDVIWLNPCYESTDKDNGYDISNYYKIMEKAGTMKTWETLLDEVHKRDMKLIMDLVVNHTSDQHPWFIESRSSRDNPKRDWYIWRDKPNNWRSYFTPSAWEYDELTGQYYFHSFAVEQPDLNWKNPEVRQEIYKMMRFWLDKGIDGFRLDAIALLAKPEGFPDATDPNDIRYLTNNPGLHEYLREMHEQVFQYYDIFTVGEVAFVSPKEGLKYVAEDRRELNALFHFEVCDEMASWEPLRFKNIQRRWYDVLWGKGWNSQFLNNHDHTRQVTRYGNDKEYRVESAKLLGTMLHTLPGTPYIYQGEEIGMTGVRFPSIDDYNDIAMKNKYEEEIAKGRDPQEVLESLQPLSRDNSRTPMQWDDSPNAGFTTGTPWIKVNPNYKEINVKQALQDENSVYYYYQKLIQLRKENPVMVYGTFHDYTENEPYIYAYTRELDDVRWLIVLNHCDHANDYELPVSLAAYKREVVLGNYPDVQENENVLHMRPHEARIYRLI